In one window of Episyrphus balteatus chromosome 3, idEpiBalt1.1, whole genome shotgun sequence DNA:
- the LOC129916184 gene encoding ATP-binding cassette sub-family G member 5: MIGSDYVLEAHNIFHTTEVDGGGCFNGGGSTAMVLKGVNLTVHSGEVMAILGSKGSGKRALLDVISRRAEGSTRGQVLLNGTPLSKGLFQQRCGYVTQSCTFIPGLTIAQTLHYTATILSGYLKSSKVRQVLADLALSQVAHKRVEYLNISEKRRLAIGIQLVRDPVMLLLDEPTQGLDPLSAYLLISILSNTAKKTGCGILLSLEKPRSDVFPFLDRALFLCLGGVVYSGSTRAMLEYFHGIGFPCPQLENPLMYYLCLSTVDRRSRDRFLESSQQIEALVERFSRETPISDAPLNSMGSGKVPLAYGKPGELKVWLMLYLKLMASTFSCGVAGMRSLFLRLFLLPIAMSTLWLFYWNIGDDSYGFFSKNGMILNVIGLSYGSGILSTVSLYPIWRKRFSQDNPEGLYTGATLLIAYNSISIPFSIVSSAIASCVLYPLFLDPNTPNGTIFAYLLVALWSSYVMAEQLSIAFLLVVKVPFNAAIAVTYLLCISLALASGTVRSYKGLQPWLQDNTKGTHTRYVSSLLHSVAFQSHKLNCTPTASVICPKAADFLHERLGQADPDETIDVAASCAFAVGLAAFNMLLYLFPMPRCVRQKFKD, from the exons atgatcGGCAGTGATTATGTTCTGGAAGCGCATAACATTTTCCACACCACAGAG GTGGATGGTGGAGGGTGTTTTAATGGAGGTGGTAGCACTGCAATGGTACTTAAAGGTGTCAATTTGACCGTTCACAGTGGGGAAGTAATGGCAATTCTCGGTTCAAAAGGTAGTGGAAAAAGAGCACTTTTAGATGTTATCTCTCGCAGAGCTGAAGGATCTACACGTGGTCAAGTGTTGCTTAATGGAACACCTCTTTCTAAAGGACTTTTTCAACAGAGATGTGGTTATGTTACACAGTCTTGTACCTTTATACCGGGACTTACAATTGCTCAAACTTTACATTACACAGCAACAATT ctttcgggatatttaaaaagttcaaaagtaCGTCAGGTATTAGCCGATCTTGCTCTATCACAAGTTGCTCATAAACGTGTTGAATATCTCAATATAAGTGAAAAGAGACGTTTAGCAATTGGAATTCAACTTGTTCGAGATCCAG TTATGTTACTTTTGGATGAACCTACGCAAGGTCTTGATCCCTTAAGTGCTTATTTACTCATATCAATCTTATCAAATACCGCCAAAAAGACTGGTTGTGGAATATTGCTTTCTTTGGAAAAACCTCGATCGGATGTGTTTCCATTTTTAGATCGTGCTTTATTTCTTTGTCTTGGTGGAGTTGTTTATTCTGGAAGTACTCGTGCAATGTTAGAATACTTTCATGGAATTGGTTTTCCTTGTCCACAACTTGAAAATCcactaatgtattatttgtgtttATCAACTGTTGATCGAAG AAGTCGTGATCGATTCCTTGAATCAAGTCAGCAGATTGAGGCATTGGTTGAACGATTTTCTAGAGAAACACCCATTTCGGATGCACCATTGAATTCGATGGGTAGTGGAAAGGTACCATTAGCTTATGGCAAGCCTGGTGAATTGAAAGTTTGGTTGATGTTGTATTT aaaacttaTGGCTTCAACTTTTTCATGTGGTGTTGCAGGAATGCGTTCACTATTTTTAAGGTTGTTTTTATTACCAATTGCAATGTCAACATTATGGCTGTTTTATTGGAATATTGGG GACGACTCCTATGgatttttcagtaaaaatgGTATGATACTCAACGTCATCGGTCTTTCATATGGTAGTGGAATTTTATCAACAGTTAGTTTGT atcCCATATGGAGAAAGCGATTTTCTCAGGATAACCCAGAAGGACTTTATACGGGAGCAACCTTATTAATTGCCtacaattcaatttcaattccatTTTCAATAGTTTCATCCGCGATTGCAAGTTGTGTTCTTTATCC attatTTTTAGATCCAAATACTCCCAATGGTACAATATTTGCATACCTCTTGGTTGCCCTTTGGTCTAGTTACGTTATGGCGGAACAACTTTCTATTGCATTTTTGTTGGTTGTCAAAGTTCCATTCAATGCAGCTATCGCAGTCACATATCTTCTTTGTATAAGTTTGGCATTAGCAAGTGGAACAGTTCG ATCCTATAAAGGTCTTCAACCATGGCTGCAGGATAATACTAAAGGAACTCATACTAGATACGTATCTTCCTTGTTGCATAGTGTTGCCTTTCAATCTCACAAACTGAACTGTACACCTACCGCTTCGGTGATTTGTCCGAAGGCAGCTGACTTTTTACATGAACGTTTAGGACAAGCTGATCCAGAC GAGACCATCGATGTTGCAGCATCTTGCGCTTTTGCCGTGGGTTTGGCAGCTTTCAACATGCTTTTGTATCTCTTCCCGATGCCTCGTTGTGttcgacaaaaatttaaagacTGA
- the LOC129915059 gene encoding glucose dehydrogenase [FAD, quinone]-like, translating to MQTVGSLIISSAILLTSLQFVKAASPFDSVFKKAAEEDQRDREKTQELPLKNTIFDFIIVGGGSAGCVLANRLSENPRWSVLLIEAGGNENIVHDMPILAPNLQKTDSDWQYKTTPQENACYGMRNRQCSFPHGKVLGGSSSINYMYYTRCNMRDYDNWAALGNYGWSFPEVFPYFLRSEGAHLKGLEQSLWHNRTGEQSVEFVEFKSEIAKYFVKGAQDAGLKSVDYNGYLQLGVSFAQATIRNGHRASSAKSFIEPIRQIRRNLRVINFSTVIKINIDPTTLTAYGVEYVYRDIMYSVRSRKETILSAGALHSPQLLMLSGVGPGENLERVGIPQLVELPVGQILYDQVSHFGPVFTTNTTGSTLLENTITQKDLDQYFAGSSATRISSTAGFETIAFLRTHNSDTPTDVPNIEIAMGAVSLASDGGKVIKEAGNFHDDIYQKAFSELENRDHFITFPLLLYPKSKGNIWLRDQNPFSPPEINPNFLKEQEDVELLLEGIKEAIRIAETPSMQKINATLWKRNVPGCDDLEFATDDYWRCSIRVLSYNIYHYIGTCKMGPDRDPMAVVSPQLKVRGVRRLRVVDNSVVPSMPAGHTYAVAVMIAEKAADLIEKEWEPNCCSID from the exons ATGCAGACTGTTGGAAGCTTAATAATTTCATCAGCTATACTTCTTACAAGTCTTCAATTTGTCAAAGCTGCCAGTCCATTTGATTCTGTCTTTAAAAAAGCAGCTGAAGAAGATCAAAGAGATAGAGAAAAAACTCAAGAAT tgcCACTGAAAAATACAATCTTTGATTTTATCATTGTCGGCGGAGGTTCGGCAGGATGTGTGTTAGCCAATCGACTATCAGAGAATCCCAGGTGGAGTGTTTTATTGATAGAGGCCGGAGGCAATGAAAATATCGTTCATGACATGCCGATTCTGGCGCCCAATTTACAAAAAACTGATTCCGATTGGCAATACAAAACTACACCTCAGGAAAATGCTTGTTATGGAATGCGCAATAGACAATGTTCTTTTCCACATGGTAAAGTACTCGGAGGATCCAGTTCCATTAACTATATGTATTATACTCGGTGCAATATGAGGGATTACGATAATTGGGCTGCACTAGGAAACTATGGATGGTCTTTCCCGGAGGTTTTTCCCTACTTCCTGAGATCCGAAGGGGCGCATTTGAAAGGTTTGGAACAGTCCCTTTGGCACAATCGAACTGGAGAACAAAGTGTTGAGTTTGTCGAATTTAAAAGTGAAATAGCAAAGTATTTTGTGAAGGGCGCCCAAGACGCAGGACTCAAGTCTGTAGATTATAACGGCTATTTACAATTAGGTGTTTCCTTTGCCCAAGCCACTATTCGCAATGGACACAGGGCTAGTTCAGCAAAATCGTTCATTGAGCCCATCCGGCAGATTAGAAGAAACCTTCGAGTGATCAACTTTTCAACGGTGATAAAGATAAATATTGATCCCACAACTTTGACAGCGTATGGAGTTGAATATGTTTACAGGGACATAATGTATTCTGTTCGATCAAGAAAAGAAACAATACTATCTGCGGGAGCATTGCATTCTCCTCAGTTGCTTATGTTGTCCGGTGTTGGACCGGGAGAGAACCTTGAACGTGTTGGAATACCACAACTTGTTGAACTTCCTGTTGGTCAGATTCTATATGATCAAGTTTCTCATTTCGGACCAGTTTTTACCACAAATACCACTGGATCGACATTGCTTGAAAATACAATCACTCAGAAAGATCTTGATCAATATTTTGCTGGAAGTTCAGCGACAAGGATTTCCTCAACTGCAGGATTTGAAACAATAGCATTTCTTCGAACCCATAACTCAGATACACCCACAGATGTACCAAATATTGAAATAGCAATGGGTGCAGTTAGTTTGGCAAGTGATGGTGGCAAAGTTATTAAAGAAGCTGGAAACTTTCACGATGACATTTACCAAAAGGCTTTTAGCGAATTGGAAAACCGTGATCATTTTATCACCTTTCCTTTGCTTTTATATCCGAAATCAAAAGGCAATATTTGGTTGAGAGATCAAAATCCATTTAGCCCTCCAGAAATTAATCCAAACTTTTTGAAAGAACAAGAAGATGTTGAGTTACTCTTGGAGGGTATAAAAGAGGCAATTCGAATCGCCGAAACACCTTCAATGCAAAAGATCAATGCAACTTTGTGGAAACGTAATGTTCCGGGATGTGACGATTTGGAATTCGCTACTGATGACTATTGGAGATGTTCAATTAGAGTCTTATCGTACAATATTTATCACTACATTGGAACGTGTAAAATGGGACCAGATAGAGATCCAATGGCAGTTGTTAGCCCACAACTTAAGGTAAGAGGTGTAAGAAGATTGAGAGTTGTCGACAATAGTGTTGTGCCATCAATGCCGGCAGGACATACATATGCGGTTGCAGTTATGATTGCGGAAAAAGCAGCTGATTTAATTGAGAAAGAATGGGAGCCAAATTGTTGTtctattgattaa
- the LOC129915897 gene encoding transient receptor potential channel pyrexia-like codes for MSNIISTTLFFLTEKNGIYKHVRSVNCDLNKLYEEFFHLISKRDLIQCIRMLRKIDDTHTFLNQLTFICDSKCCNTNCIALNLCHLAVLNDCKEILEELLRHGGDLSRKTVGVTISENQKYFLEKDSVIDLIIRRFNEPVEYFKDLFDKYIENSELGSSYEFKFDFSILCPSSGTKKDYPGKYDHQMCVLNQIVNSFNGVYSPECIFLQHPLIEVFLTCKWRHYRRFFYILVAMHVLFVVFLSATATLIVRNYEKLSEIQETVATNTYLDVEIAQILPLLKTLNILLVFVGFQLFCHAIIQACFIPLRKLIYEFEILSNLLTSTFALINCIYGFIQPLIWQLKNQFQLIYSLNSLIILPAWINLMLIIGRIPSLGCYSLMFTTVLKNFLKVMMSFIFLIVGFAMSFSLIFPMSEYFNSPLRAILRTTVMMMGEFEYSQMFSQNTAGTSKFIFVLFVVSCSIILMNLTQGIAVKDIQILHEISQTIRLEKETRFLYEFEAIFTQKIMTSNRILRKIKNRLYDSGAIDTILTISKKNRRHIISNDLFSKLIQRYKPTKTIWSRKLSYPKFYFKCLPNRFDVL; via the exons ATGAGTAATATTATTTCTACCACCTTATTTTTCCTTACAGAGAAAAATGGTATCTATAAGCACGTTCGCTCTGTCAATTGTGATTTGAATAAActttatgaagaattttttcatttaatttctaAAAGAGATCTAATTCAA TGCATTCGAATGCTAAGGAAGATAGACGAtactcatacatttttaaaccaGCTAACTTTTATTTGTGACTCAAAATGTTGTAATACAAATTGTATAGCCTTAAATCTATGCCATTTGGCTGTTTTAAATGACTGTAAAGAGATCCTTGAAGAATTACTCAGACATGGAGGTGATTTGAGTCGTAAAACTGTTG GAGTCACAATATCAGAAAATCAGAAATATTTTCTTGAAAAGGATTCGGTAATCGATCTTATAATTCGACGTTTCAATGAACCTGTTGAGTATTTCAAGGATTTATTTGAtaaatatattgaaaattcAGAACTTGGTAGTTcttatgaatttaaatttg ATTTTTCCATTTTATGTCCATCTTCTGGCACCAAAAAGGATTATCCTGGAAAATATGATCATCAAATGTGTGTTCTAAATCAAATTGTAAATTCTTTTAATGGTGTTTACAGTCCTGAGTGTATTTTTTTGCAACATCCGCTGATTG AAGTGTTTTTGACTTGTAAATGGCGACATTACCGAAGATTCTTTTACATTTTGGTAGCAATGCATGTTTTGTTTGTGGTATTTCTATCAGCTACTGCTACATTGATTGTCAGGAATTATGAAAAGTTATCTGAGATTCAGGAAACCGTAGCAACAAACACATATTTGGACGTTGAAATAGCTCAGATTTTGCCTTTATTAAAAACCCTTAACATTTTACTAGTTTTTGTTggttttcaacttttttgtcATGCAATAATCCAG GCTTGTTTTATACCACTACGAAAACTTATTTATGAATTTGAAATCTTATCGAATCTTTTGACTTCAACTTTTGCGTTAATCAACTGTATTTACGGGTTTATTCAACCTCTGATTTGGcaacttaaaaatcaatttcaactAATCTACTCGCTAAATAGTTTGATTATTTTACCAGCATGGATTAATTTGATGTTAATAATTGGACGGATACCGAGTCTTGGATGTTATAGTCTTATGTTTACAACTGTTTTGAAAAACTTTCTGAAG GTGATGATGTCCTTTATATTTCTGATAGTTGGATTTGCTATGagtttttctctcatctttccCATGTCAGAATATTTCAATAGTCCTTTGAGAGCAATATTAAGAACTACTGTAATGATGATGGGAGAATTTGAATATTCACAAATGTTTTCACAAAATACA GCTGGaacatcaaaatttatttttgttttatttgttgtttcatGTAGTATAATTTTGATGAACCTTACTCAAG GCATAGCTGTAAAGGACATACAAATTCTTCATGAAATCAGCCAAACGATACGCTTGGAAAAGGAAACTCGATTTTTATATGAGTTTGAAGCTATTTTCACCCAAAAAATCATGACCTCAAACcgtattttaagaaaa atcAAAAACCGATTGTATGACTCAGGTGCTATTGATACCATTCTTACTATATCAAAAAAGAACCGACGACATATTATTTCTAACGATTTATTTT CCAAGTTGATTCAACGTTATAAGCCCACAAAAACAATatggagtcgaaaactttcatatcccaaattttattttaagtgcttACCAAATCGATTTGATGTGTTGTAA